In one window of Duganella dendranthematis DNA:
- a CDS encoding SAM-dependent methyltransferase — protein MTGTLFLIPNTLGETEALANVLPEQVQRITSQLDYFVAENAKTARAFLKLVGAQHPLCKPMQEIKIAELNVNTPAAALTDLLAPLLAGQDGGLVSEAGVPAVADPGADLVRLAHQHKIPVRPLVGPSSLLLAVMASGLNGQSFAFNGYLPTDAAQRDKRIKELELRSRKEKQTQLFIETPYRNAAMLEALVAACAPVTLVCVATDLSLPSETIRTMTAAQWKTAPAPDFHKKPTVFLLLGQ, from the coding sequence ATGACCGGCACCCTCTTTTTAATCCCGAACACCCTGGGCGAGACCGAAGCGCTCGCCAATGTGCTGCCTGAACAGGTCCAGCGCATCACCTCGCAGCTCGACTACTTCGTGGCGGAAAACGCCAAGACCGCACGCGCTTTTCTCAAACTGGTCGGCGCCCAGCATCCGCTGTGCAAGCCGATGCAGGAAATCAAAATCGCCGAACTCAACGTCAACACCCCAGCCGCCGCACTGACCGACCTGCTGGCGCCGCTGCTGGCGGGCCAGGATGGCGGCCTGGTGTCGGAAGCCGGCGTGCCGGCTGTGGCCGATCCCGGTGCCGACCTGGTGCGGCTGGCGCATCAGCACAAGATCCCGGTGCGGCCGCTGGTCGGGCCGTCGTCGCTGCTGCTGGCCGTCATGGCGAGCGGCCTGAACGGCCAGAGCTTCGCCTTCAACGGCTACCTGCCCACCGATGCTGCCCAGCGTGACAAGCGCATCAAGGAACTGGAACTGCGCTCGCGCAAGGAAAAGCAAACTCAGCTCTTCATCGAAACCCCGTACCGCAACGCCGCCATGCTGGAAGCGCTGGTGGCGGCCTGCGCGCCGGTCACGCTGGTGTGCGTGGCGACCGATCTGAGTCTGCCCTCCGAAACCATCCGCACCATGACGGCGGCGCAGTGGAAAACCGCGCCGGCGCCGGACTTCCACAAGAAGCCGACCGTATTCCTGCTGCTGGGGCAATAA
- a CDS encoding Maf-like protein, translating to MTSSLLVLASSSAYRKELLSRLQLPFEVAVPAIDESPQPGEMPSATALRLALEKAAAVAARMPGAIVIGSDQVATLDDEQIGKPGNHANALAQLQKMRGREVVFHTALCVWDGRDGSHQLQDIQTVVQFRDLPDAELDAYLRIEQPYDCAGSAKNEALGIAILERIDSNDPTALTGLPLIALTGMLRNIGITFFQQ from the coding sequence ATGACATCAAGTTTACTCGTACTGGCTTCCAGCTCCGCCTACCGCAAAGAATTATTATCGCGCCTGCAACTGCCGTTCGAGGTGGCCGTGCCGGCCATCGACGAGTCCCCGCAGCCGGGCGAGATGCCAAGCGCCACCGCGCTGCGGCTGGCGCTGGAAAAAGCCGCCGCCGTGGCCGCCAGGATGCCGGGCGCCATCGTCATCGGCTCCGACCAGGTTGCCACGCTGGATGACGAACAGATCGGCAAGCCGGGCAACCACGCCAACGCGCTGGCGCAATTGCAGAAAATGCGCGGCCGCGAGGTCGTCTTCCACACCGCGCTGTGCGTATGGGACGGCCGCGACGGCAGCCACCAGCTGCAAGACATCCAGACCGTGGTCCAGTTCCGCGACCTGCCGGATGCCGAGCTGGACGCCTATCTGCGCATCGAGCAACCCTACGACTGCGCCGGCAGCGCCAAGAACGAGGCGCTGGGCATCGCCATCCTCGAACGCATCGACAGCAACGACCCGACCGCCCTCACCGGCTTGCCATTAATCGCGCTGACAGGCATGCTGCGCAATATTGGCATCACCTTCTTCCAACAATAA
- a CDS encoding YceD family protein, which yields MSKTLLLSQVFRGTSVMNALVIDTFEFCRTNSSRDGVTPVAEMTRLAKECADPSGEIAWQAVGSTHKLGFPQMTLSVNGTVQLICQRCLQPYAHHLDSSTVLMLGKDDEQADEIEATIDDESIDVIVGSRNMELMYLVEDEALLALPQSSRHDVCPDSSLLDKAKSEKISPFDALKSLKPE from the coding sequence ATGTCGAAAACCCTGCTATTATCGCAGGTTTTCCGGGGAACCTCTGTAATGAATGCTCTTGTGATCGACACCTTTGAATTCTGTCGGACCAACAGCAGCAGGGATGGCGTGACCCCCGTTGCGGAAATGACCCGTCTGGCCAAGGAATGTGCGGATCCGTCCGGCGAGATCGCCTGGCAGGCAGTCGGCAGTACCCATAAACTGGGCTTTCCGCAGATGACGCTGTCGGTCAACGGCACCGTGCAACTGATTTGCCAGCGCTGCCTGCAGCCTTACGCTCACCACCTCGATTCGTCGACCGTGCTGATGCTGGGTAAGGACGATGAACAGGCGGACGAAATTGAAGCGACGATAGACGACGAATCGATCGACGTCATTGTTGGAAGTCGCAACATGGAGCTGATGTACCTGGTGGAAGACGAAGCGTTGCTGGCCTTGCCACAATCGTCACGTCACGATGTCTGCCCGGATTCCAGCCTGTTGGACAAAGCGAAAAGCGAGAAGATCTCGCCCTTCGATGCTCTGAAGAGCCTCAAACCCGAATAA
- the rpmF gene encoding 50S ribosomal protein L32 → MAVQQNKKSPSKRGMHRSHDFLVAPQLAIEPTTGETHLRHHISPNGFYRGRKVLKTKNDE, encoded by the coding sequence ATGGCAGTTCAACAGAACAAAAAATCCCCATCGAAGCGCGGTATGCACCGTTCGCACGATTTCCTGGTTGCTCCACAACTGGCAATCGAGCCAACCACCGGTGAAACCCACCTGCGTCACCACATCAGCCCTAACGGCTTCTACCGTGGTCGCAAAGTCCTGAAAACCAAAAACGACGAGTAA